Proteins co-encoded in one Geminocystis sp. M7585_C2015_104 genomic window:
- the psaB gene encoding photosystem I core protein PsaB: MATKFPKFSQDLAQDPTTRRIWYGIATAHDFETHDGMTEENLYQKIFASHFGHLAIIFLWASGTVFHVAWQGNFEQWVKDPLNTRPIAHAIWDPHFGKGAIDAFTQAGASSPVDIAYSGVYHWFYTIGMTNNQDLYQGAVFLLILASLFLFAGWLHLQPKFRPSLAWFKNAESRLNHHLAGLFGVSSLAWAGHLIHVAIPESRGVHVGWDNFLSVKPHPAGLAPFFTGNWGVYAQNPDTAGHVFGTSEGAGTAILTFLGGFHPQTESLWLTDIAHHHLAIAVLFIIAGHMYRTNWGIGHSIKDILAAHNPPQGTPFGGLLGAGHRGLYDTINNSLHFQLGLALACLGVITSLVAQHMYSLPSYVFIAKDYTTQAALYTHHQYIAGFLMVGAFAHGAIFFVRDYDPEANKDNVLARMLEHKEAIISHLSWVSLFLGFHTLGLYVHNDVVVAFGTPEKQILIEPVFAQWIQAAHGKALYGFDVLLSNPDSIATTAWPNHGNVWLSGWLEAINSGTNSLFLTIGPGDFLVHHAIALGLHTTTLILVKGALDARGSKLMPDKKDFGYSFPCDGPGRGGTCDISAWDAFYLAMFWMLNTLGWLTFYWHWKHLCVWSGNVAQFNENSTYLMGWFRDYLWANSAQLINGYNPYGVNNLSVWAWMFLFGHLVWATGFMFLISWRGYWQELIETIVWAHERTPLANLVRWKDKPVALSIVQARLVGLTHFTVGYILTYAAFLIASTAGKWG, from the coding sequence ATGGCAACAAAATTCCCAAAATTTAGCCAAGATTTAGCTCAAGATCCAACCACGAGGAGGATCTGGTACGGAATTGCCACCGCTCATGACTTTGAAACCCATGACGGGATGACCGAAGAAAATCTATACCAAAAAATATTCGCCTCCCACTTCGGTCACTTGGCAATCATCTTCCTCTGGGCCTCCGGCACAGTGTTCCACGTAGCCTGGCAGGGCAACTTTGAACAGTGGGTAAAAGATCCCCTCAACACCCGTCCTATTGCTCATGCTATATGGGATCCTCACTTCGGTAAGGGGGCAATCGACGCCTTCACCCAGGCAGGAGCCTCTAGTCCCGTGGACATAGCCTACTCCGGCGTGTACCACTGGTTCTACACCATCGGGATGACCAACAACCAAGATTTGTATCAAGGGGCAGTGTTCCTCTTGATTCTGGCATCCCTATTCCTCTTCGCCGGCTGGTTACACCTGCAACCTAAATTCCGTCCAAGTCTGGCTTGGTTCAAGAATGCTGAGTCCCGTCTGAATCACCACCTGGCTGGGTTGTTTGGTGTAAGCTCCCTGGCTTGGGCAGGTCACCTCATCCACGTGGCCATCCCCGAATCCCGTGGAGTACATGTGGGTTGGGATAACTTCCTGAGTGTGAAACCTCACCCAGCTGGTTTGGCTCCCTTCTTCACCGGTAACTGGGGGGTTTATGCTCAGAATCCCGATACCGCCGGCCATGTGTTCGGGACCTCCGAAGGAGCAGGGACAGCAATTTTGACCTTCTTGGGTGGGTTCCATCCTCAAACCGAGTCTCTATGGTTGACTGACATTGCTCACCACCACCTGGCAATTGCTGTTCTCTTCATCATCGCCGGCCACATGTACCGCACCAACTGGGGGATCGGTCACAGCATTAAGGACATCTTGGCCGCCCACAATCCGCCTCAGGGAACTCCTTTCGGGGGCTTGCTCGGTGCCGGCCACAGGGGTCTTTATGACACCATCAACAACTCCCTCCACTTCCAGTTGGGATTGGCGCTGGCTTGCTTAGGGGTAATTACCTCCCTGGTAGCCCAGCACATGTACTCTCTACCCTCTTATGTGTTCATTGCTAAGGACTATACCACCCAGGCAGCCCTTTATACTCACCACCAATACATCGCCGGTTTCTTGATGGTGGGGGCCTTTGCCCACGGTGCTATATTCTTCGTCCGCGACTATGACCCCGAGGCCAACAAGGATAACGTTCTGGCCCGGATGCTGGAGCACAAAGAGGCTATTATCTCTCACCTGAGCTGGGTGTCCCTCTTCCTGGGCTTCCACACCCTCGGACTGTATGTCCACAATGATGTGGTTGTAGCATTTGGAACTCCAGAAAAACAGATCCTAATTGAGCCTGTATTTGCTCAGTGGATTCAGGCAGCTCACGGGAAGGCCTTGTACGGGTTCGATGTGCTCCTGTCCAACCCCGACAGCATTGCTACCACCGCCTGGCCTAACCATGGCAATGTGTGGTTGTCCGGTTGGTTGGAAGCCATCAACAGCGGCACAAACTCCCTCTTTTTAACCATTGGCCCCGGCGACTTCCTAGTACACCACGCCATTGCCCTGGGCTTGCACACCACTACCTTGATTCTAGTGAAAGGTGCGCTGGATGCCCGTGGCTCCAAACTGATGCCAGATAAGAAGGACTTTGGTTATTCCTTCCCCTGTGATGGTCCAGGTCGTGGCGGCACCTGCGACATCTCTGCCTGGGATGCCTTCTATCTCGCCATGTTCTGGATGCTCAATACCCTGGGTTGGCTGACCTTCTACTGGCACTGGAAACACCTCTGCGTCTGGAGTGGCAACGTTGCCCAGTTCAACGAAAACTCTACCTACCTGATGGGTTGGTTCCGTGACTATCTCTGGGCTAACTCGGCTCAGTTGATTAACGGTTACAATCCCTATGGGGTGAACAACCTCTCCGTCTGGGCTTGGATGTTCCTCTTCGGACACCTAGTCTGGGCTACTGGGTTCATGTTCCTCATCTCTTGGCGCGGTTACTGGCAAGAGTTGATCGAAACCATCGTTTGGGCTCACGAGCGTACTCCCTTGGCTAACCTGGTTCGTTGGAAAGACAAACCAGTTGCCCTCTCCATCGTACAAGCCCGTCTGGTAGGGTTGACCCACTTCACTGTGGGCTACATCCTCACCTATGCCGCCTTCTTGATTGCCTCCACTGCCGGTAAGTGGGGTTGA